Below is a genomic region from Corallococcus silvisoli.
GTTGCTGGACGCGCTGCGCCGGGACGCGACGCTCGCGTTCTCCTACCAGGACTCCCTGCCCTCCTCCGACGAGTCGCGGCAGACCTTCGACACGTCGGCCCGCCTGGCCAAGACGCTGGAGCGCACCATCGTCGCGCACCGCGACCTGAGCGACAGCGCCGCGGAGCTGGCGGACCGCTTCGCGCCGGACCTCACCGAGCCCGCGACCCGTACCGAGTCCGTCCTGAAGAACCCGCCACCGCCTGGCATCCACCTGGGACTCTCGGGCGAGCCCGAAGGCGGGGGGGCTGCGGCGGACGGGGACTCCGGAGCACGCCGGCCCGCGCGCACCGCCGGGGGCAAGGCAGGCAAGGGTCCATCCGGCAAGTAGTCCGCCCGCAGGCCTGCCAGCCGAGCAGGGGACGCCTCACGAACAGCGCACGCTCCCGGGAAGGCCCCGCGCGCCTTCCTACATTGGACAGGTGTGGAGGCCATGCCCGAACCCACCTCTGGTGCTGTCCATCCCGACCTGAGGACGGGAGCGCCCTCGCCCTGGCTGCGGCGGATCCTCCGGGGCCTGCTGGGGCAGGAGCGCCGGTTCTGGGTGCTGGTGGTGGGCGTGGGGCTCATCTCCGGCCTGGGCGCGGTGGCGCTCCTCGCCGTGCTGCGCTTCACGCAGCACCTGTTCTGGCAGAGCAACACCGAGCACTTCCTCGAGGGCGCGCTCGCGTCCCCGGGCTGGCGCCGGTTCCTCGTGCCCGTGCTGGGCGGCGCGCTGGTGACGCTGGTGTCCCTGCTGGTGGGCCAACCCCTGCGCGGCCACGGCACCGCGGGCATCATCGAATCCATCTGGGTGAAGTCCGGCCGGCTCCCCTTCCCCCGCGCGCTCCTGCGCGGCTTCGTGTCCATCATCGCGGTGGCGCTGGGGGCGCCGCTGGGCCGCGAAGGCGCGCTCCTCCAGACGGGCGCCGCCAGTGGCTCCGCGCTGTCCGGGTGGCTGCGGCTGGGGCCGGGGCAGGCGCGCGTGCTGGTGGCCTGCGGCGCTTCGGCGGGGATCGCGTCCGCGTACAACGTCCCCATTGGCGCCGCGCTCTTCGGCCTGGAGGTGCTGCTGGGCAGCTTCGCGCTGGAGCTCTTCGGCCCCATCGTCGTGTCGTGCGTGGTGGCGACGCTCGTGTCGCGCACGCTCATCGCGGATCACCCCAGCTACGTGATGCCGCACTACGCGCTCACCCATCCGCGCGAGCTGGTGCTGGCCATCCTCCTGGGCGTGCTCGTCGGCGGGGCCTCCGCCCTCTACGTGCGCGGCATCAACGTGGCGTCGGACCTGCTGGACCGGCTGCCGTCGTGGCTCCGGCCCTTCATGCCCCTGGTGGCGATGACCGTGGTGGGCGCCACCGCGATCGCCGGGCCGTACCTGATGGGCAACGGCTACGACTCCGTGAACATGGCCCTGCACGGGACGATGCCCCTCGCGCTCCTGCTCCTGCTGCCCGTGGCGAAGCTGGCGGTGACGTCGCTGTGCGCGGGCGCGGGGGTGCCGGGCGGGCTCTTCACCCCCTCCCTCTTCTTCGGCGCGCTCCTGGGAGGCGCGTTCGGGATGCTGGTGGAGCAGGCGCTCCCCGGCGGCGCGGCCCCCAGCGGGGCCTACGCGCTGCTCGGCATGGGCGCGGTGCTGGCGGGCACCACGCACGCCTCCGTGTCCGCGGTGCTGATGATCTTCGAGATGACCGGCGACTACGACTTCATCCTCCCGCTGATGCTGGCCGCCGTGGTGGCCGCCGTGGTCAGCCGGCGCCTGGAGCCGGAGTCGCTCTACACGTCCGTGCTCGCCAGGCGCGACGTGCGCGTGCCGGACTCCGTGCCGCACTGGCTGCGCGAAGAGGGGGTGCGCTCGCTCCTGTCGCCGGCGACGCAGCGCGTGCCCCCGTCCGCGACCTTCGACGAGGTGGTGGTGCTGCTGCTGGAGCAGCCCGCGGGCGCGGACCTGTACGTCACCGACGCGGAGGGACGCCTGCTGGGCGTCATCACCCTGGAGGCGCTCAAGGGCCACCTGCCGGACCACTCGCTGCTCCAGGCCACCGTGGCCGCGGACGTGATGGACACCGGCGTGCAGCCCATCACGCCGGACCTGTCCCTGGCGGAGGTGGCCGCCCGGTTCGGCCACACGGAGCTGGAGCGGCTGCCCGTGGTGGACGGGCGGCGGCACCTGCTGGGCTCACTGTCCAAGGGCGACCTGCTCAAGCGGGGGCGCTTCTAGATGGAGATGGAGCCCCGGGCCCGCGCGTGGAGCATCGTGGTGATGAGCCTGCTGTGCCTCGTGTTGACGTGGGTCCTGCTGCGCTCCCCGCCGCGCCCGGGCCAGCGCGAGCGCGAGGCCGCGGAGGACACGGACGAGTCCACCCGGGGCAACCCCTACCGGGGCTGGCCGCTGTTCCAGGGCTGGCCCATCCCCCAACCCCCGGACACGAAGCCCGCGCCGGGCGGCAAGCCCCCTCCCCAACAGCACCCGGAGCGTTGACGCACCGCCTTCTTCCCTCCCCCGGGGCCGAGCCCAAGCAGGCGACCAGGCGGGCTCCGAGCGAACCGCTTGCATGCGGGGGGCGCGGGAGGAAGATGCCGCCGCCTTGGACGCCACTCCGTTCAACTTCGTCGCCATCGTGCTGTGCGTCTCCATTGGGGCGGGCCTGCTGGGCTCGCTGCTGGGCCTGGGCGGGGGCCTCATCCTCATCCCCGTCCTGACGCTCGTGCTCAAGGTGGACATCCGCTACGCGGTGGGGGCCTCCATCGTGTCCGTCATCGCCACCTCCAGCGGCGCGGCGGCCGCGTACGTGCGCGACGGACTGGCCAACATGCGCGTGGCCATGTTCCTGGAGCTGGCCACCGTGGCCGGCGCCGTCACGGGCGCGATGCTCGCGGGCGTGGTGGGCGGACGCGCGCTGTACTTCCTCTTTGGCGCGGTGATGGCGTACTCGGCGCTCGCGATGCTGCGCAAGCTGCGCGAGGACGGCGGTCCCCGGGAGGAGCCGCCCCCGAACGCGCTCGCGGACCGGCTGGCCCTGCACGGCAGCTACTACGACGCGTCCACCGACCGCGAGGTGTCCTACCGCGTGCACCGCCCGCTCACGGGCCTGGGGCTGATGTACATCGCGGGAACGGTGAGCGGCCTGCTCGGCATCGGCTCGGGGGCGCTGAAGGTGCCGGCCATGGACCTGGCGATGGGGCTGCCCATCAAGGTGTCCACCGCCACCAGCAACTTCATGATTGGCGTGACGGCGGCGGCCAGCGCGGGCATCTACTTCGCGCGCGGGGACATCGATCCCTTCATCGCGGGCCCCGTCTGCGTGGGCGTCACGCTGGGCGCGTTCGCCGGCTCGCGCTACCTGACGAAGCTCAAGAGCGGCTCCCTGCGCATGCTCTTCGTCGCCGTCCTGCTGTGGGTGTCCTACGAGATGCTGTCCAAGGGGATCCGCGGATGAGTCCCGAACCCAACGAGCCCCGCGCCCAGCAGGAGACCACCGCCGTCGTCCCGGAGGGGGTGCCCCTCACGCCGGAGCTGCTCATCAGCCAGCTCTTGCGCGGCGGCGTGCTCCTCAGCCTGTCGCTCGTCACCTGCGGCATGGTGATGACGTTCTTTCGCCACCCGGACTACTTCTCCTCCCCGGACGCGCTCCAACGCCTCACCTCGCCGGACTCCGCGCCCCACCGGCTGCCGGATGTCTTCGAGGGCGTGATGGCGGTGCGCGGGCAGTCCTTCGTGATGGCGGGGCTCTTGGTGATGATCACCGTGCCCGTGCTGCGCGTGGCCCTGTCGCTGGGCATCTTCCGCGCGCAGAAGGACCGCACCTTCGCCGCCATCACCACCAGCGTGCTCGCCCTGCTGCTGCTCGCGTTCCTCCTGGGCGGCGTGGAGTAGTCAACGGGGGAGT
It encodes:
- a CDS encoding chloride channel protein; this encodes MPEPTSGAVHPDLRTGAPSPWLRRILRGLLGQERRFWVLVVGVGLISGLGAVALLAVLRFTQHLFWQSNTEHFLEGALASPGWRRFLVPVLGGALVTLVSLLVGQPLRGHGTAGIIESIWVKSGRLPFPRALLRGFVSIIAVALGAPLGREGALLQTGAASGSALSGWLRLGPGQARVLVACGASAGIASAYNVPIGAALFGLEVLLGSFALELFGPIVVSCVVATLVSRTLIADHPSYVMPHYALTHPRELVLAILLGVLVGGASALYVRGINVASDLLDRLPSWLRPFMPLVAMTVVGATAIAGPYLMGNGYDSVNMALHGTMPLALLLLLPVAKLAVTSLCAGAGVPGGLFTPSLFFGALLGGAFGMLVEQALPGGAAPSGAYALLGMGAVLAGTTHASVSAVLMIFEMTGDYDFILPLMLAAVVAAVVSRRLEPESLYTSVLARRDVRVPDSVPHWLREEGVRSLLSPATQRVPPSATFDEVVVLLLEQPAGADLYVTDAEGRLLGVITLEALKGHLPDHSLLQATVAADVMDTGVQPITPDLSLAEVAARFGHTELERLPVVDGRRHLLGSLSKGDLLKRGRF
- a CDS encoding sulfite exporter TauE/SafE family protein, encoding MDATPFNFVAIVLCVSIGAGLLGSLLGLGGGLILIPVLTLVLKVDIRYAVGASIVSVIATSSGAAAAYVRDGLANMRVAMFLELATVAGAVTGAMLAGVVGGRALYFLFGAVMAYSALAMLRKLREDGGPREEPPPNALADRLALHGSYYDASTDREVSYRVHRPLTGLGLMYIAGTVSGLLGIGSGALKVPAMDLAMGLPIKVSTATSNFMIGVTAAASAGIYFARGDIDPFIAGPVCVGVTLGAFAGSRYLTKLKSGSLRMLFVAVLLWVSYEMLSKGIRG
- a CDS encoding DUF1634 domain-containing protein, which produces MSPEPNEPRAQQETTAVVPEGVPLTPELLISQLLRGGVLLSLSLVTCGMVMTFFRHPDYFSSPDALQRLTSPDSAPHRLPDVFEGVMAVRGQSFVMAGLLVMITVPVLRVALSLGIFRAQKDRTFAAITTSVLALLLLAFLLGGVE